Proteins from one Thioflavicoccus mobilis 8321 genomic window:
- a CDS encoding ATP-binding protein: MSQLPLDLTARAQQFRLRRLQVFNWGTFSGLHDIPIAIDGFLFVGRSGSGKSTLLDAFTALLVPPLWRDFNAAARDGDRGRADRNLVTYLRGAWADQSSADSGEILTRMLRPTTTWSALAAEYGNDLGQVVSLVQLFWIKGTSNRTNDARRHFLIAERPFAIGRELKGFAEDLDLRRLKQALSDCAHFERFEPYGERFRRLLGIESKMALKLLHKTQSAKNLGDLNVFLREFMLDQPETFQVAERLVEEFTELDAAHQAVVTARRQIEILSPARDAHREHQAAAQGVIELDQLLSNVDGYRDLRRRELLEAQSVRLATEAQGLAGRETQQGELVSAQKGALRSLEERHRAQGGARIEALEDEVHALGERRDQRLGRRSEAERLCRSLGWALPTGPEAFAELSARARSVVEGWPVEQERSEARRDALRDRRRDLAEEQGTVGAEVAAMLRQPSNIPAEQLALRARIAEALGLTEPDLPFVGELIEVRPEAAEWRGAIERVLHGFALSLLVEERRYGAVARYVNETHLGQRLVYFRVGEAETTTRARAGPQSLVLKLALKETSLRPWLRAELHRRFDYACVEGVRAFQDHERALTREGQVKQGRARHEKDDRHRIDDRRRWVLGFDNRDKLALFQQRAEELRRELAGIDRELQQLSDQRTQAQQRALACQRLANLQWSDIDVASLLDRIQALGVELERLRRGDTVLRALGEEVAAARTRLDEAEERLRQIQVAHGKVQDRLNDHQQELAALDARLGDLVLSETQHTGLAERFARDPAPLTLGNLDERSRKVERALNEDRRALVDRQAAAARTVQRGFAAFKREWPMEASELDDTLASAPEFLKLLQRIERDGLPRFEERFFTLLKDQSSQSLAELNSRINEARKEIRDRMELVNESLAEAEFNPGTHLQIEVSERQLPDVRAFREQVRQVLEHAWTLEHDPAAAEARFATLRALVTRLAGRESEHQRWREEVLDVRRHVEFVGREQDGEGHEIEVYRSGAGKSGGQREKLATTCLAAALRYQLGGSDGGLPIYAPVILDEAFGKADNEFTELAMRIFERFGFQMIVATPLKSVMTLEPFIGGACFVDITARNRSATLQIAYDHAHHRLDLPDRDGLLSGADQPTHDGRRATA; this comes from the coding sequence ATGAGCCAACTCCCGCTCGACCTCACCGCACGTGCCCAGCAGTTCCGGCTGAGGCGCCTGCAGGTCTTCAATTGGGGCACCTTCTCGGGGCTGCACGATATTCCGATCGCGATCGATGGCTTTCTGTTCGTCGGGCGCTCCGGGTCGGGCAAGTCGACGCTGCTCGATGCCTTCACCGCGCTGTTGGTGCCGCCCTTGTGGCGCGACTTCAACGCCGCGGCGCGCGACGGCGATCGCGGCCGTGCCGACCGCAACCTGGTCACCTACCTGCGCGGTGCCTGGGCCGATCAGTCGAGCGCCGATTCGGGCGAGATCCTCACCCGCATGCTGCGCCCGACGACTACCTGGTCCGCCCTGGCCGCCGAGTATGGGAACGACCTCGGCCAGGTCGTGAGCCTCGTGCAGCTCTTCTGGATCAAGGGCACCAGCAACCGTACGAACGATGCGCGCCGCCATTTCCTGATCGCCGAGCGTCCCTTCGCGATCGGCCGCGAGCTCAAGGGCTTCGCCGAGGACCTGGACTTGCGCCGCCTCAAGCAGGCCCTGTCCGACTGCGCCCACTTCGAGCGTTTCGAGCCCTACGGTGAACGCTTCCGCCGCCTGCTCGGCATCGAATCCAAGATGGCGCTCAAGCTCTTGCACAAGACCCAGTCGGCGAAGAATCTGGGCGACCTCAACGTCTTCCTGCGCGAATTCATGCTCGACCAGCCGGAGACCTTTCAGGTCGCCGAGCGTCTCGTCGAGGAGTTTACCGAGCTCGACGCCGCCCACCAGGCGGTGGTCACGGCCCGCCGCCAGATCGAGATCCTGAGCCCGGCACGTGACGCCCACCGCGAGCACCAGGCCGCGGCGCAGGGCGTCATCGAGCTCGATCAGCTATTGTCCAACGTGGACGGCTATCGGGATCTGCGCCGTCGCGAGTTGCTGGAGGCGCAGAGCGTCCGGCTCGCGACCGAGGCTCAGGGCCTTGCCGGGCGCGAGACGCAACAGGGCGAGCTGGTGTCGGCCCAGAAGGGGGCGCTACGCTCGCTCGAGGAACGTCACCGCGCCCAAGGCGGGGCGCGTATCGAGGCGCTCGAGGACGAGGTCCATGCCCTCGGCGAGCGGCGCGATCAGCGTCTGGGCCGGCGCAGCGAGGCGGAGCGCCTCTGCAGGTCCTTGGGTTGGGCGTTGCCGACAGGTCCCGAGGCCTTCGCCGAGTTGAGCGCCCGGGCGCGCTCGGTCGTCGAGGGTTGGCCCGTCGAGCAGGAGCGCAGCGAGGCTCGGCGCGATGCGCTCCGCGACCGCCGGCGCGACCTGGCCGAAGAGCAGGGCACCGTCGGGGCCGAGGTGGCCGCGATGCTCCGCCAGCCCTCGAACATCCCGGCCGAGCAGCTCGCCCTGCGGGCCCGGATCGCCGAGGCGCTCGGGCTCACCGAGCCGGATCTGCCGTTCGTCGGCGAGCTGATCGAGGTGCGGCCCGAGGCCGCCGAGTGGCGTGGGGCCATCGAGCGGGTCCTGCACGGCTTCGCTCTGTCGCTGCTGGTCGAGGAGCGCCGCTACGGTGCCGTCGCCCGCTACGTCAACGAGACCCACCTGGGACAGCGGCTGGTGTACTTCCGCGTCGGCGAGGCGGAGACGACGACCCGTGCCCGGGCCGGTCCCCAGTCGCTGGTCCTCAAGCTCGCCCTCAAGGAGACCAGCTTGCGCCCGTGGCTGCGCGCCGAGCTCCATCGCCGCTTCGATTACGCTTGCGTCGAGGGCGTGCGCGCCTTCCAGGACCACGAGCGGGCGCTGACCCGCGAAGGGCAGGTCAAGCAGGGCAGGGCGCGCCACGAGAAGGACGATCGCCACCGCATCGACGATCGTCGTCGCTGGGTGCTCGGCTTCGACAACCGCGACAAGCTCGCGCTGTTCCAGCAGCGCGCCGAGGAGCTGCGCCGCGAGCTGGCCGGGATCGATCGGGAGCTGCAGCAGCTCAGCGACCAACGTACCCAGGCCCAGCAGCGCGCGCTCGCCTGCCAGCGCCTCGCGAACCTCCAGTGGTCCGATATCGACGTGGCGAGCCTGCTCGATCGGATCCAGGCTCTCGGTGTCGAGCTGGAGCGTCTCAGGCGCGGCGACACGGTGCTGCGCGCCCTCGGCGAGGAGGTCGCCGCGGCCCGCACGCGACTCGATGAGGCAGAGGAGCGGCTGCGCCAGATCCAGGTCGCGCACGGCAAGGTCCAGGATCGGCTCAACGACCACCAGCAGGAGCTTGCCGCCCTCGATGCCCGTCTCGGCGACCTGGTGCTGAGCGAGACCCAGCACACGGGCCTCGCCGAGCGCTTCGCGCGCGACCCGGCGCCATTGACGCTCGGCAACCTCGACGAGCGCAGCCGCAAGGTCGAGCGCGCCCTGAACGAGGATCGCAGGGCCCTGGTCGATCGCCAGGCCGCGGCCGCGCGCACGGTGCAACGCGGCTTCGCCGCCTTCAAGCGCGAGTGGCCGATGGAGGCCAGCGAGCTCGACGACACGCTGGCCTCGGCGCCCGAGTTCTTGAAGCTCCTGCAGCGCATCGAGCGCGACGGACTGCCGCGCTTCGAGGAGCGCTTCTTTACGCTGCTCAAGGACCAGAGCAGCCAGTCGCTCGCCGAGCTCAACAGCCGCATCAACGAGGCTCGCAAGGAGATCCGCGACCGCATGGAGCTGGTCAACGAGAGCCTCGCCGAGGCCGAGTTCAACCCCGGCACCCACCTGCAGATCGAGGTCAGCGAGCGCCAACTCCCGGACGTGCGCGCCTTCCGCGAACAGGTCCGCCAGGTCCTGGAGCACGCCTGGACGCTGGAGCACGACCCGGCCGCGGCCGAGGCGCGCTTCGCGACCCTGCGCGCGCTGGTCACGCGCCTGGCCGGGCGGGAGAGCGAGCACCAGCGCTGGCGGGAAGAGGTGCTCGACGTGCGCCGCCACGTCGAGTTCGTCGGGCGCGAGCAGGACGGCGAGGGGCACGAGATCGAGGTCTACCGCTCCGGTGCGGGCAAGTCCGGCGGGCAGCGCGAGAAGCTCGCCACCACCTGCCTCGCCGCGGCGCTGCGTTACCAGCTCGGCGGCAGCGACGGCGGCCTGCCGATCTACGCCCCGGTCATCCTCGACGAGGCCTTCGGCAAGGCGGACAACGAGTTCACCGAGCTGGCGATGCGGATCTTCGAGCGCTTCGGCTTCCAGATGATCGTCGCCACGCCGCTCAAGTCGGTCATGACGCTGGAGCCCTTCATCGGCGGTGCTTGCTTCGTCGACATCACCGCGCGCAACCGCTCGGCGACCCTGCAGATCGCCTACGATCATGCCCATCATCGCCTCGATCTGCCCGATCGCGACGGTCTGCTGAGCGGGGCTGACCAGCCGACGCACGATGGCCGCCGCGCGACGGCTTGA
- a CDS encoding DUF4194 domain-containing protein, giving the protein MERPEFADTDPQSAEAPGERTGETGGLYPNDTGVLPEAARRALVQLLSGPSLEGRRHPRLWPALVQHREEIRSRLAELFLELIVDADRQVAFTRQADTGELEAPILLRRSPLTFLDSVLLLYLRGTLVEADTQGVAALVSLDEMIQQLGLYEPQASTDRVGFEKRARAAIEKAKKNSLISSIRGSPERFEVSASLKLMLGPEEVESLGRIYDRLAMTDAGSNRPDDAEDDA; this is encoded by the coding sequence ATGGAGAGGCCTGAGTTCGCCGACACCGATCCCCAATCGGCTGAGGCGCCGGGGGAACGCACGGGCGAGACCGGGGGCCTCTACCCGAACGATACGGGCGTGTTGCCGGAGGCGGCACGGCGCGCCCTCGTTCAGCTGCTCTCCGGCCCCTCGCTCGAGGGCCGTCGTCATCCGCGCCTCTGGCCGGCGCTGGTGCAGCATCGCGAGGAGATCCGGTCGCGCTTGGCGGAGCTGTTTCTAGAGCTCATCGTCGACGCCGACCGACAGGTCGCCTTCACGCGCCAGGCCGACACCGGCGAGCTGGAGGCGCCAATTCTGCTGCGCCGATCACCGCTGACCTTCCTCGACTCCGTGCTGCTGCTCTATCTGCGCGGCACCCTCGTCGAGGCCGACACGCAAGGTGTCGCGGCGCTCGTCTCGCTCGACGAGATGATCCAGCAGCTCGGGCTTTACGAGCCCCAGGCCAGCACCGATCGGGTCGGCTTCGAGAAGCGCGCCCGTGCGGCGATCGAGAAGGCCAAGAAAAACAGCCTGATCAGCAGCATTCGCGGTAGCCCCGAACGCTTCGAGGTGTCGGCGAGCCTCAAGCTGATGCTCGGCCCCGAAGAGGTCGAAAGCCTGGGACGGATCTATGACCGACTCGCGATGACCGATGCTGGTTCGAACCGGCCGGATGACGCGGAGGATGACGCGTAA
- a CDS encoding DUF3375 domain-containing protein, which produces MQEAAVLRNLRAAPAWRLLAADLAAPIAALLKAHLLGKERKLPASVLVERLGRDLERLRAEGWELPQPASAYLADWLSFGWLERSYAGGGEEEYELTTAAIQAIRFLQGLAAQRAVATESRLNVVIQQLVQLAEQTETDPEARVERLLRERERIDAEIAAIRAGHIETLPDERALERLREVFGLADELISDFRRVRDELRGLNRELRERIVDSEGSRGEVLEAVFAGVDLIADSDAGRSFRTFWRLLTDPREGAELESALDALMARPFVAGLERSERRWLLGLTRLLLERGGEVHEVMQHFARGLKQFVQSQAYREQRRMTRLVKAAQRRALQHKDRIRPYQSIGTDLQLTGATCRSLAQFRLYDPSLDHVDAGIPAAEAAEISLEGIGELVAHSEIDFRTLEAHVDSLLEEREQVSIAEVLEVYPAEQGLGSIVGYLALGGRCGVRSEASDHISWRGLDGAERAARIPRIYFVRDDGSDGEA; this is translated from the coding sequence GTGCAAGAGGCAGCGGTGCTGCGCAACCTGCGCGCCGCGCCGGCCTGGCGGCTGCTCGCAGCGGACCTCGCGGCACCGATCGCCGCCCTGCTGAAGGCGCACCTGCTCGGCAAGGAGCGCAAGCTGCCGGCCTCGGTGCTCGTCGAGCGGCTCGGGCGGGATCTGGAGCGCCTGCGCGCCGAGGGCTGGGAGCTGCCGCAGCCGGCCAGCGCCTACCTGGCCGACTGGCTGTCCTTCGGCTGGCTGGAGCGCAGCTACGCCGGGGGCGGCGAGGAGGAATACGAGCTCACGACGGCTGCGATCCAGGCGATTCGTTTCCTTCAGGGGCTCGCAGCCCAGCGGGCCGTGGCCACCGAGAGTCGGCTGAACGTCGTCATCCAGCAGCTCGTGCAGCTCGCCGAGCAGACCGAGACGGATCCGGAGGCGCGTGTCGAGCGGCTCCTGCGCGAGCGAGAGCGCATCGATGCCGAGATCGCGGCGATCCGGGCCGGACACATCGAGACGCTGCCGGACGAGCGGGCCCTGGAACGGCTGCGCGAGGTGTTCGGGCTCGCCGACGAGCTGATCAGCGACTTCCGCCGCGTGCGCGACGAGCTTCGCGGCCTGAATCGGGAGCTGCGCGAGCGCATCGTCGACAGCGAGGGCAGCCGCGGGGAGGTCCTCGAGGCGGTCTTCGCCGGTGTCGATCTGATCGCCGACAGCGACGCCGGGCGCAGCTTTCGCACCTTCTGGCGGCTGCTGACCGATCCGCGCGAGGGTGCCGAGCTCGAGTCGGCGCTGGACGCATTGATGGCACGGCCCTTCGTCGCCGGCCTGGAGCGCAGCGAGCGCCGCTGGCTGCTCGGCCTCACGCGGCTGCTGCTCGAGCGCGGCGGCGAGGTGCACGAGGTCATGCAGCATTTCGCTCGGGGCCTGAAGCAGTTCGTGCAGAGCCAGGCCTATCGCGAGCAGCGGCGCATGACGCGGCTGGTCAAGGCCGCCCAGCGCCGCGCCTTGCAGCACAAGGATCGGATACGGCCCTATCAGTCGATCGGGACGGACCTGCAGCTCACGGGGGCGACCTGCCGTTCGCTCGCGCAGTTCCGCCTCTACGACCCGAGCCTGGACCATGTCGACGCCGGCATCCCGGCGGCCGAGGCTGCGGAGATCTCGCTGGAGGGCATCGGCGAGCTGGTCGCCCACTCGGAGATCGACTTCCGCACACTGGAGGCGCATGTCGATAGCCTACTCGAGGAGCGCGAGCAGGTCTCGATCGCGGAGGTGCTGGAGGTCTATCCGGCGGAGCAGGGCCTCGGCAGCATCGTCGGCTATCTGGCCCTCGGCGGGCGCTGCGGCGTGCGCTCGGAGGCCAGCGACCACATTTCCTGGCGCGGGCTCGACGGCGCGGAGCGCGCTGCCCGCATCCCCCGAATCTATTTTGTGCGAGACGATGGATCCGATGGAGAGGCCTGA
- a CDS encoding type II toxin-antitoxin system Phd/YefM family antitoxin, with the protein MTLTVNVHEAKTHFSRLLEQAHAGQEIILAKAGKPYARLMPLAPTSGRRRPGRLAGRLSDAFFEPLPEEELAAWDEDA; encoded by the coding sequence ATGACACTGACAGTGAATGTCCATGAAGCCAAGACCCACTTCTCGCGCTTGCTGGAGCAGGCCCACGCGGGCCAGGAGATCATTCTGGCCAAAGCCGGGAAGCCCTACGCCCGGCTCATGCCCCTTGCGCCGACGAGCGGACGGCGGCGCCCCGGCCGTCTCGCAGGCCGGCTGAGCGACGCCTTCTTCGAGCCCCTCCCCGAGGAGGAGCTGGCCGCCTGGGACGAAGACGCTTGA
- a CDS encoding DUF3322 domain-containing protein codes for MAAARRLDPEAVTRRLRRHFERHRGGWLEGRGDWPLEVPLHPPTEREAGRDLAGVRAWIAEWQGWRGPGEVVWTERAWASLGRQRVPERLRLQAPEQIGDWVGEGERWRRALGRAERIAAEFPALAGHLGRHFDWLADSLDTELERLTAVLAELSRGVAAGLYVRQLPIAGVDTKWINANRARVTELLRALLDAPADRDLWSLTGLRREAPLLRLRLLDPALRQKVGGLEDLTAPVEQLAALALHPARVFIVENLQTGLAFTDLPGSVVFMGQGYAVECFGQIPWLRGAACWYWGDLDTHGLAILDRLRRYLPEARSLMMDEAILMAHRALWTIEARPRQEETLARLTAEERAVYEALTEDRWGKGVRLEQERIEWGGAWRKVRETSDR; via the coding sequence ATGGCCGCCGCGCGACGGCTTGACCCGGAGGCCGTCACCCGGCGGCTGCGTCGGCACTTCGAGCGCCATCGTGGGGGCTGGCTCGAGGGGCGGGGCGACTGGCCGCTCGAGGTCCCGCTGCACCCGCCGACCGAGCGCGAGGCGGGCCGGGATTTGGCCGGCGTGCGGGCCTGGATCGCCGAATGGCAGGGCTGGCGCGGCCCCGGGGAGGTCGTCTGGACCGAGCGGGCCTGGGCGAGCCTCGGGCGGCAGCGGGTGCCGGAGCGGCTGCGGTTGCAGGCACCGGAGCAGATTGGCGACTGGGTCGGCGAGGGCGAGCGCTGGCGTCGTGCGCTCGGCCGGGCCGAGCGGATCGCAGCCGAGTTCCCGGCGCTGGCCGGGCACCTCGGCCGCCATTTCGACTGGCTCGCGGATAGCTTGGACACGGAGCTCGAGCGCCTGACCGCCGTCCTCGCCGAGCTCTCGCGAGGTGTCGCCGCCGGCCTTTACGTCCGCCAACTCCCAATCGCCGGTGTCGACACCAAGTGGATCAACGCCAACCGTGCCCGCGTCACCGAGTTGCTGCGGGCATTGCTCGATGCCCCGGCCGACCGCGATCTCTGGTCGCTCACCGGGCTGCGCCGCGAGGCGCCGCTGCTGCGGCTGCGGCTGCTCGATCCGGCATTGCGGCAGAAGGTCGGCGGTCTCGAGGATCTCACGGCGCCGGTCGAACAGCTCGCGGCGCTGGCGCTGCACCCGGCGCGGGTCTTCATCGTCGAGAATCTGCAGACGGGGCTCGCGTTTACCGATCTGCCCGGCAGCGTCGTCTTCATGGGGCAGGGATACGCGGTCGAGTGCTTCGGACAAATCCCGTGGCTGCGCGGGGCGGCCTGTTGGTATTGGGGCGATCTGGACACGCACGGCTTGGCGATCTTGGACCGGCTCAGGCGTTATCTGCCCGAGGCACGCTCCCTGATGATGGATGAAGCGATCCTGATGGCGCACCGCGCGCTGTGGACGATCGAGGCGAGGCCGCGCCAGGAAGAGACGTTGGCGCGACTGACGGCGGAGGAGCGGGCCGTCTACGAAGCCCTCACCGAGGACCGGTGGGGCAAGGGGGTGCGTTTGGAGCAAGAGCGCATCGAGTGGGGCGGTGCCTGGCGAAAGGTCCGGGAAACGAGCGATCGCTGA